A genomic segment from Lutibacter sp. A80 encodes:
- a CDS encoding sulfatase produces MKNILFTCLFCLGTMFNYAQKKPNILFIAIDDLRPELGCYGSEIAITPNMDKLASEGLLFNNAYCQQAICGPSRASLMTGVRPSTSGVTHNYIRFREKLPQVNTIAQHFNSNGYQSVYYGKIFHHGDEDEISWTRPQLKSNKKPVGFALPENNKIRKETREKMFAKYGEVAKYGLAMGPAYECADVPDDTYSDGLNTDLAIQTIKDMVKEDGKPFFLGLGFHKPHLNWVAPKKYWDLYNEEDIKLATQTTAPINGAEMGIHPSFELRVRSGIPKSGKLDKQLSITLKHAYLACVSYVDAQIGKVINALDEAGIKDNTIIVLWGDHGWHLGEMGIWGKATNYEIATRVPMMIYTPDMLAKNRGAKTNALVELVDIYPTLSDLAGIEIPKHLEGKSFKPLLKNPSKKWKKAVFSQFPSPALREWGAFPIRPAMRETYFGLLLKEVEDKIKLQQKEKWDRVLFENYLMGYAMRTDDYRFVIWKDSRNQDSKPVQIELFDHKIDPEETINIANEHPKLVSKLLKVFKKEWKKAHKSKGI; encoded by the coding sequence ATGAAAAATATACTTTTTACTTGTTTATTTTGCTTGGGTACCATGTTTAATTATGCTCAAAAAAAACCAAATATATTATTTATTGCTATTGATGATTTACGACCGGAGTTGGGATGTTATGGTTCAGAAATTGCAATTACTCCCAATATGGATAAACTGGCAAGTGAAGGATTATTGTTTAATAATGCTTATTGCCAACAAGCAATTTGTGGACCATCAAGAGCAAGTTTAATGACAGGTGTCCGTCCATCAACAAGTGGAGTTACTCATAATTACATTCGGTTTAGAGAAAAACTTCCACAGGTAAATACGATTGCTCAACATTTTAATTCAAATGGATATCAATCTGTTTATTATGGAAAAATATTTCATCACGGAGACGAAGATGAAATTTCATGGACAAGACCTCAGCTAAAGAGTAATAAAAAACCTGTTGGTTTTGCACTTCCTGAAAATAATAAAATTAGAAAAGAAACTCGTGAAAAAATGTTTGCGAAATATGGGGAAGTAGCAAAATATGGCTTAGCTATGGGGCCAGCTTATGAGTGTGCTGATGTGCCTGATGATACTTATTCTGATGGTTTAAATACAGATTTAGCCATTCAAACTATAAAAGATATGGTGAAAGAAGATGGCAAACCTTTTTTTCTAGGATTAGGGTTTCATAAACCGCATTTGAATTGGGTAGCACCAAAAAAATATTGGGATTTATATAATGAAGAAGATATTAAATTAGCTACTCAAACCACTGCGCCAATAAATGGAGCTGAAATGGGAATTCACCCTTCTTTTGAATTAAGAGTTAGAAGTGGAATACCTAAAAGCGGTAAACTGGATAAACAATTATCAATCACTTTAAAACATGCTTATTTAGCTTGTGTAAGTTATGTAGATGCTCAAATTGGAAAAGTAATAAATGCTTTGGATGAAGCTGGAATTAAAGACAATACAATTATTGTTCTTTGGGGGGATCACGGTTGGCATTTAGGTGAAATGGGAATTTGGGGAAAAGCTACAAATTATGAAATTGCCACACGAGTACCAATGATGATTTATACACCTGATATGTTAGCTAAAAATAGAGGCGCTAAAACTAATGCCTTGGTAGAATTGGTAGATATTTACCCTACACTATCTGATTTAGCAGGAATAGAAATACCAAAACATTTAGAAGGTAAGAGTTTTAAACCACTACTTAAAAATCCTTCAAAAAAATGGAAAAAAGCTGTGTTTAGCCAATTTCCTAGTCCAGCTTTAAGAGAATGGGGAGCTTTCCCTATTAGACCGGCTATGCGTGAAACTTATTTTGGCCTTTTATTAAAAGAAGTTGAAGACAAAATTAAACTTCAGCAAAAAGAAAAATGGGATAGAGTCTTATTTGAAAATTACTTGATGGGGTACGCTATGAGAACAGATGATTACAGATTTGTAATTTGGAAAGACAGTAGAAATCAAGATAGTAAACCTGTACAAATAGAATTATTTGACCATAAAATCGACCCTGAAGAAACTATAAATATTGCTAACGAACATCCAAAACTAGTTTCAAAACTATTAAAAGTTTTTAAAAAGGAATGGAAAAAGGCGCATAAATCAAAGGGAATATAA
- a CDS encoding sulfatase-like hydrolase/transferase: MNLTQKIKTFFAVVLLTSGLITAQSEQPNILFILCDDLGYADVGFNGSKDIITPHMDELAANGMIFTSAYAAHSFCGPSRASILTGRYSQEIGTPFNLHSNSSMNDDDNMGIPTEETFMSNILQDAGYYTSALGKWHLGSAPKYHPNNRGFDNYYGFLGGGHNYFPEKYQKEYQKQLKAGNKEIRDYILPLEHNQKEVKETEYITDALSREAIKDIKKASVEKNPFFIYLAYNAPHVPLEAKDEDLKVFANIKDKDRRTYAAMVYAVDRGVGEIVKTLKETNQYNNTLIVFMSDNGGNFDHGANNYPLKGTKGDAWEGGYRVPMFFHYPNKLPKGKKFDYPVSALDLYPTFVNLGKGKIPKNKLLSGKDIMESIINNSEPHKDNMIYCLRYRHGFSDVGARLGDWKITRVGNEPWRLTNITQDIGEKKNMGGRYPERLKKMVEETQKWTEGFVQPLWFYSAKDEELWNDGRMPQYKETFEVDMLIDLPSKK; the protein is encoded by the coding sequence ATGAATTTAACTCAAAAAATAAAAACTTTTTTTGCTGTAGTGTTATTAACTTCAGGCTTAATTACAGCTCAATCTGAACAACCAAACATTTTATTCATTTTATGTGACGATTTAGGGTATGCAGATGTTGGTTTTAATGGATCTAAAGATATTATTACTCCACATATGGATGAATTAGCGGCAAACGGAATGATTTTTACTTCAGCATATGCAGCACATTCTTTTTGTGGACCTAGCCGTGCTTCAATTTTAACTGGTCGTTATTCTCAAGAAATAGGAACACCTTTTAATCTTCATAGTAATTCTAGTATGAATGATGATGATAATATGGGGATTCCAACCGAAGAAACATTTATGTCAAATATATTACAAGATGCTGGTTATTATACCAGTGCTTTAGGAAAGTGGCATTTAGGAAGTGCGCCAAAATATCATCCTAATAATAGAGGTTTTGATAATTATTATGGATTTCTTGGTGGAGGTCATAATTATTTTCCGGAGAAATATCAGAAAGAATATCAAAAGCAGTTAAAAGCTGGAAACAAAGAAATTAGAGACTATATTCTTCCATTGGAACATAACCAAAAAGAAGTTAAAGAGACTGAATATATAACAGATGCTTTATCTAGAGAAGCAATAAAAGATATCAAAAAAGCATCAGTTGAAAAAAATCCTTTCTTTATTTATTTAGCTTATAATGCACCTCATGTCCCTTTAGAGGCTAAAGATGAGGATCTTAAGGTTTTTGCTAATATTAAAGATAAAGATAGAAGGACTTATGCGGCTATGGTTTATGCTGTTGATAGAGGTGTAGGTGAGATTGTAAAAACATTAAAAGAAACAAATCAATACAATAATACATTAATTGTTTTTATGAGTGATAATGGAGGTAATTTTGATCACGGAGCAAATAATTATCCTCTAAAAGGAACAAAAGGAGATGCTTGGGAAGGTGGTTATAGAGTTCCAATGTTTTTTCATTATCCAAATAAATTACCAAAAGGTAAAAAGTTTGATTATCCTGTATCTGCTTTAGATTTGTATCCTACGTTTGTAAATCTAGGAAAAGGTAAAATTCCCAAAAATAAATTATTGTCAGGTAAAGATATAATGGAATCTATAATAAATAATTCAGAACCACATAAAGACAATATGATTTATTGCCTAAGATATCGTCATGGTTTTAGTGATGTTGGTGCAAGATTAGGTGATTGGAAAATTACACGAGTGGGTAACGAACCTTGGAGATTAACAAATATAACACAAGATATTGGAGAGAAAAAAAATATGGGAGGTAGATACCCAGAGCGACTTAAAAAAATGGTGGAAGAAACACAAAAATGGACAGAAGGCTTTGTACAGCCATTGTGGTTTTATTCAGCTAAAGATGAAGAATTATGGAATGATGGAAGAATGCCTCAATATAAGGAAACTTTTGAAGTTGACATGTTAATAGATCTTCCTTCTAAAAAATAG
- a CDS encoding glycoside hydrolase family 127 protein, giving the protein MKKIFILFINVLFIIPLFGQTNGIINNANSSHVNFKSINMGDCQWTEGFWADKFKVAEEVMIPYMGELLTGDVGHALNNFKIAAGLKEGEHKGMKWHDGDFYKWMEASMYIYAQNKDKKILADLDRYIEIIGRAQAPDGYLQTQVQTTDLKRYGNRQYHEMYNSGHLYTSACIHNRITGKTNFLDIAIKSADNLYDTFMPQPDHLKRFGFNQTQIMGLVELYRTTKNKKYLELAELFINMRGKSKVIPDATASFKFIGDMVQERTPLREEQTAEGHAVLALYFYAGAADVYAETGEQALIDALDRLWSNVVDKKMYVTGAVGQTHHGASSNVDMIHEGFINEYMMPNLTAYNETCANICNSMFSYRMLGVHGEAKYADIMELVLFNSALSGISIEGKDYFYANPLRVHHDGYDPGNDTEFDVRQPYIPCFCCPPNLVRTIAKVSGWAYSLTNNGVAVNLYGGNKLETKQLDGSKIQLKQETQYPWNGNVNITIEKCKREAFDILIRIPEWAKGSTLLVNGKDIESEVIAGTYVTINRKWKKNDIINLKMPMDVKLLEGNPLIEEVRNQAAVKRGPVVYCVESPDLPKNTDILDVYLPLKSNLTATYRPNFLGGVSTITGDFKLRHVNGEGMYREIAKPTWKTQKVQLVPYFAWANRGESEMTVWLPILWEE; this is encoded by the coding sequence ATGAAAAAAATCTTTATACTCTTCATAAATGTATTATTTATAATCCCTTTATTTGGTCAAACTAATGGTATTATTAACAATGCCAATAGTTCTCATGTGAATTTCAAAAGTATTAATATGGGTGACTGTCAATGGACTGAAGGTTTTTGGGCAGATAAATTTAAAGTAGCTGAAGAAGTAATGATTCCTTATATGGGAGAGTTGTTAACCGGAGATGTGGGACATGCTTTAAATAATTTTAAAATTGCAGCAGGTCTTAAAGAAGGTGAACATAAAGGGATGAAATGGCACGATGGAGATTTTTATAAATGGATGGAAGCTTCAATGTATATTTATGCTCAAAATAAAGATAAAAAAATATTAGCTGATTTAGACCGATATATTGAAATAATTGGTAGAGCGCAAGCTCCTGATGGTTATTTACAAACACAGGTTCAAACCACTGATTTAAAGCGTTACGGAAATAGACAGTACCACGAAATGTATAATAGTGGACATTTATATACAAGTGCTTGTATTCATAATCGTATAACTGGAAAAACTAATTTCCTTGATATTGCAATTAAAAGTGCAGATAACTTATACGATACATTTATGCCTCAACCAGACCATTTAAAAAGATTTGGGTTTAATCAAACTCAAATTATGGGATTGGTAGAATTATACAGAACTACAAAAAATAAAAAATATTTAGAGTTGGCAGAATTATTTATCAATATGAGAGGTAAATCTAAAGTTATACCTGATGCTACTGCAAGTTTTAAGTTTATTGGAGATATGGTTCAAGAACGCACACCATTAAGAGAGGAACAAACAGCCGAAGGTCATGCCGTTTTAGCATTGTATTTTTATGCAGGAGCAGCAGATGTTTATGCTGAAACCGGAGAACAAGCATTAATTGATGCTTTAGACAGACTTTGGAGTAATGTTGTTGATAAAAAAATGTATGTAACTGGTGCGGTAGGACAAACTCATCATGGAGCATCTTCAAATGTAGATATGATTCATGAAGGTTTTATTAACGAATATATGATGCCAAATTTAACAGCATATAATGAAACGTGTGCAAATATTTGTAATTCTATGTTTAGTTATAGAATGTTAGGTGTTCATGGGGAGGCTAAATATGCAGATATAATGGAACTAGTACTTTTTAATAGTGCTTTATCTGGAATTAGTATTGAAGGAAAAGATTATTTTTATGCAAATCCTCTACGTGTACATCACGATGGATATGATCCAGGAAATGATACTGAATTTGATGTTCGTCAGCCTTACATTCCTTGTTTTTGTTGTCCGCCAAACTTAGTACGTACAATTGCAAAAGTTTCAGGTTGGGCATATAGTTTAACTAATAATGGTGTTGCAGTAAATTTATACGGTGGAAATAAATTAGAAACAAAACAACTAGATGGATCTAAGATTCAATTGAAACAAGAAACTCAATACCCATGGAATGGAAATGTAAATATTACAATTGAAAAATGTAAAAGAGAAGCTTTTGATATATTAATAAGAATACCTGAATGGGCAAAAGGTTCTACTTTATTAGTAAATGGAAAAGATATAGAATCTGAAGTAATAGCTGGTACTTATGTCACTATTAATAGAAAGTGGAAAAAAAATGACATAATTAATTTAAAAATGCCAATGGATGTTAAATTGTTAGAGGGAAATCCTTTAATTGAAGAGGTTAGAAATCAAGCTGCAGTAAAAAGAGGTCCAGTTGTATATTGTGTTGAATCTCCAGATTTACCAAAAAATACAGATATATTGGATGTATATTTACCTCTAAAATCAAATTTAACAGCAACGTATAGACCAAATTTTTTAGGAGGTGTTTCTACCATTACTGGAGATTTTAAATTACGTCACGTAAATGGTGAAGGGATGTACAGAGAAATAGCAAAACCAACTTGGAAAACTCAAAAAGTTCAGTTAGTGCCTTATTTTGCTTGGGCAAATAGAGGAGAAAGTGAAATGACTGTTTGGTTACCAATTCTTTGGGAAGAATAA
- a CDS encoding glycoside hydrolase family 127 protein, which yields MSININNHNKAITNNSESPFVKLKSINFGDCKWDSGFWAEKVKNAEDKMLPYMGDLLCGDIGHALNNFKIAAGEKEGEHKGFYWHDGDFYKFMEAKMYIYGLTKNESLLKELDEYIAIIGRAQEDDGYIHTHIQITEGADRFENRKYHEMYNFGHLFIAASIHYRITKQRNFLDIAIKQADLLYTYFMPDTKHYQRFGFNQTQIMGLVELYRTTKDEKYLKLAEKFINRRGTYEIKHDDTTIGYPIGDMVQERTPLRESKEAVGHAVLALYYYAGAADVYAETGEKALIEALDALWENITGKKMYVTGAVGQAHYGASTSLDMIEEGFIDAYMMPNMTAYNETCANLCNAMFSSRMMAIKDESRYADIIELVLYNSGLSGISVEGKDYFYSNPLRMVNNSRDYNSHADVTESPVRQPYLECFCCPPNLVRTICKTSGWAYNLSENGVAVVLFGGNNLDTTMLDGSPLKLSQDTDYPWKGIVKITVDECKDSAFEIKIRIPKWAVGSSLKVNGEDLDIVVNPGSFAVIKRAWKVGDVILLDMPMEVTLVEGHNRIEEVRNQVAVKRGPIVYCIETPDLPKGISILDVYFNGNSQLNAIHKNDFLGGVTVVETELLLRAGKTEDMYQTVAKPSFTAFKTQLIPYFVWSNREQAEMTVFMPVVW from the coding sequence ATGAGTATAAATATAAACAACCATAACAAGGCTATAACAAACAATTCAGAAAGTCCTTTTGTAAAATTAAAAAGTATCAATTTTGGTGATTGTAAATGGGATTCAGGATTTTGGGCTGAAAAAGTGAAAAATGCAGAAGATAAAATGCTTCCTTATATGGGAGATTTATTATGTGGAGATATAGGTCACGCTTTAAATAATTTTAAAATTGCAGCAGGCGAAAAAGAAGGTGAACATAAAGGCTTTTATTGGCACGATGGAGACTTTTATAAGTTTATGGAAGCTAAAATGTACATTTATGGACTTACTAAAAATGAGTCTTTACTAAAAGAATTAGATGAGTATATTGCTATAATCGGACGCGCTCAAGAGGACGATGGTTACATTCATACACATATTCAAATTACTGAAGGTGCTGACAGATTTGAAAATAGAAAATACCACGAAATGTATAATTTTGGGCATTTATTTATTGCAGCTTCTATACATTATAGAATTACTAAGCAACGTAATTTTTTAGATATAGCAATAAAGCAAGCAGATTTATTATATACTTATTTTATGCCAGACACCAAACATTATCAACGTTTTGGTTTTAACCAAACTCAAATTATGGGATTGGTAGAGTTATATAGAACAACAAAAGATGAAAAATATTTAAAACTTGCCGAAAAATTTATCAATAGAAGAGGAACTTATGAAATTAAACATGATGACACAACTATTGGTTATCCTATTGGAGATATGGTTCAAGAAAGAACTCCTTTAAGAGAATCTAAAGAAGCTGTTGGTCATGCAGTTTTAGCTTTATATTATTATGCAGGAGCAGCTGACGTATATGCTGAAACTGGAGAAAAAGCATTAATTGAAGCGTTAGATGCTTTATGGGAAAATATTACAGGTAAAAAAATGTATGTAACAGGCGCTGTTGGTCAAGCACATTATGGAGCTTCTACTAGTTTAGATATGATTGAAGAAGGTTTTATTGATGCGTATATGATGCCAAATATGACTGCCTATAACGAAACCTGTGCTAACTTATGTAATGCCATGTTTAGTAGCAGAATGATGGCTATTAAAGATGAGTCGAGATATGCAGATATTATTGAATTAGTATTGTATAATAGTGGTTTATCGGGTATTAGTGTAGAAGGAAAAGACTATTTCTACTCCAATCCATTAAGAATGGTAAATAATTCTAGAGATTATAATTCTCATGCAGATGTAACTGAAAGTCCAGTAAGACAACCTTATTTAGAGTGTTTTTGTTGTCCGCCAAATTTAGTGCGCACTATTTGTAAAACTTCAGGATGGGCGTATAACTTATCAGAAAACGGTGTAGCGGTAGTATTATTTGGGGGAAATAATTTAGATACAACTATGTTAGATGGTTCACCATTAAAACTATCTCAAGATACAGATTATCCATGGAAGGGAATAGTGAAAATCACAGTTGATGAATGTAAAGATTCAGCTTTTGAAATTAAAATTCGTATTCCTAAATGGGCAGTTGGAAGTAGCTTAAAAGTAAATGGTGAAGATCTAGATATTGTAGTTAATCCAGGGAGTTTTGCTGTAATAAAAAGAGCTTGGAAGGTAGGAGATGTTATTTTGTTAGATATGCCAATGGAAGTAACTTTAGTTGAAGGTCATAACCGAATAGAAGAAGTAAGAAACCAAGTTGCTGTAAAAAGAGGTCCAATTGTATATTGTATCGAAACTCCTGATTTACCTAAAGGTATATCTATTTTAGATGTTTATTTTAATGGAAATTCTCAATTAAATGCGATTCATAAAAACGACTTTTTAGGAGGTGTAACAGTTGTAGAAACAGAACTGCTATTGAGGGCTGGTAAAACTGAAGATATGTACCAAACCGTTGCAAAGCCAAGCTTTACAGCGTTTAAAACACAGTTAATTCCTTATTTTGTATGGAGCAATAGAGAACAAGCTGAAATGACGGTATTTATGCCAGTTGTTTGGTAA
- a CDS encoding family 16 glycosylhydrolase: protein MNYYKIYSFTLLLGVFLFISCGPEKYDKENTKDLITESLYYPFSDPENREGWVLNEEISDEFEGDSIDTIKWFVEGLNGDYYIWKGRAPSQFVPHNVRVEEGKLKLRTNWEPEYDFFEESYTDGNMGTSKYGEYKGEPMPVTTAAVVSKKRFLNGYMEVKSKVGNAAITGAFWAIGYEQELDVYELMGNPKNKKGNIREDSYLATAHDWSPPAERPTNVFQHTENLPFRTADEFHVYGAEWGEDFLKLFIDGKLVHHFTQDDVGLDWVLNNPMEIWLDSEIFFWLGLPHKEELPVDFEIEYMRVWQKPSDNLLAKDRAFYGFEGPILFEENPRPLTMVPEDSKPNNYQKFWLIDDASKKYFSIVEGQYASGVESLQFAGYGKNEKFEVEKAVVLTPEGAINIPAGEYTFSMKVWLDQGRIADKIYVSFENPKLEIEFKDLSKLDRRQWITLESTILKTEASAKNDQLKIEIRKEDLPKDKAPKLFIDDIAIKKTIK, encoded by the coding sequence ATGAATTATTACAAGATTTATAGTTTCACACTGTTATTAGGAGTCTTCTTATTTATTAGTTGTGGACCAGAAAAATATGATAAAGAGAATACTAAAGATTTAATTACGGAGTCTTTATATTATCCTTTTTCAGATCCTGAAAATAGAGAAGGATGGGTGTTAAATGAAGAAATTTCAGATGAATTTGAAGGAGACTCAATAGATACAATAAAATGGTTTGTTGAAGGTTTAAATGGTGATTATTACATTTGGAAAGGCCGTGCACCATCTCAATTTGTTCCACATAATGTAAGAGTTGAAGAAGGTAAATTAAAACTTAGAACAAACTGGGAACCAGAATATGATTTTTTTGAAGAAAGTTATACTGACGGAAATATGGGGACTTCAAAATACGGCGAATATAAAGGAGAACCTATGCCTGTTACCACTGCAGCTGTAGTTTCTAAGAAACGCTTTTTAAATGGTTATATGGAAGTGAAATCTAAAGTTGGAAATGCCGCTATAACAGGTGCTTTTTGGGCTATTGGTTACGAGCAAGAACTAGATGTATATGAGTTAATGGGGAATCCAAAAAATAAAAAAGGTAATATTAGAGAAGATTCTTATTTAGCAACTGCTCACGATTGGAGTCCTCCTGCTGAAAGACCAACAAATGTGTTTCAACATACAGAAAATTTACCATTTAGAACAGCAGATGAATTTCATGTGTACGGTGCTGAATGGGGTGAAGATTTCTTAAAACTATTTATTGATGGTAAATTAGTGCACCATTTTACTCAAGATGATGTTGGACTAGATTGGGTGCTAAATAATCCAATGGAAATTTGGTTAGATTCTGAAATTTTCTTTTGGTTAGGTCTTCCTCATAAAGAAGAACTACCAGTAGATTTTGAAATAGAATATATGAGAGTTTGGCAAAAACCTTCAGATAATTTATTGGCAAAAGATCGTGCTTTCTATGGTTTTGAAGGTCCAATACTATTTGAAGAAAATCCAAGACCATTAACTATGGTTCCAGAAGATTCTAAACCAAATAACTATCAGAAATTTTGGTTGATTGATGATGCTTCTAAAAAATATTTTTCTATTGTTGAAGGTCAATATGCAAGTGGTGTAGAAAGTCTTCAATTTGCAGGATATGGGAAAAATGAAAAATTTGAAGTAGAAAAAGCTGTAGTTCTAACACCAGAAGGAGCAATTAATATTCCAGCAGGTGAATACACATTCTCTATGAAAGTATGGCTAGATCAAGGTAGAATTGCTGATAAAATTTATGTTTCTTTTGAAAATCCTAAGTTAGAAATTGAATTTAAAGATTTGTCAAAATTAGATCGTCGTCAATGGATTACATTAGAATCAACTATTTTAAAAACTGAAGCTTCAGCTAAAAACGATCAACTTAAAATTGAAATTAGAAAAGAAGATTTACCTAAAGATAAAGCTCCTAAACTTTTTATTGATGACATTGCAATTAAAAAAACTATAAAATAA
- a CDS encoding sugar porter family MFS transporter — MKNDEQINIKQASQVVILKLGEEAYLNILKMSSYKKNAFTYATIVAVGGFIFGLDAALISGTVNFITEEFSLNPLQLGFVVGAPSIGVLLALFFAGSACNYLGRKKTLQIIAALYLVSAVSSALAPSYWALVAARFLGGLAFSSISVASMYIGEIAPPKWRGKLVSMTQINIVLGLSAAYFINYLIIQFTNSDAAWVDDLGLRENTWRWMLGSEILPALIWLTLLYFIPRSPSWLMFNGKSEEAKNTLRKIIPEDEVILNIQEMQKSMDIGEQDHSIVSQLKQIFSKPMRVTFIIATTIAIAQQSTGINAILFYAPTVFEQIGGGSDAAFMQSIWIGLTSVVFTILGLLLVDKLGRRPLIIWGMVWIILSLGLCFYGFNSARYTINNNAIVELNEINNPERLNAIVGVEYDSDISFKKALEETLGEVDARNHESVLIQKAAKINAILILIGILSFIAAFHFSVGPVMWVLFSEIFPISIRGIAIPFFTLLTSIVSSMVQVFFPKQLATFGISNTLLFYAITVAVGLVILYKYLIETKGLTIEEIQLKLQNK, encoded by the coding sequence TTGAAAAATGATGAACAAATCAATATAAAACAAGCAAGTCAAGTAGTAATACTTAAATTAGGTGAAGAGGCCTACTTAAACATTTTAAAAATGAGTTCATATAAAAAAAATGCATTTACTTACGCAACGATTGTAGCCGTTGGAGGTTTTATTTTTGGCTTAGATGCTGCTTTAATTTCAGGAACTGTAAATTTTATTACAGAAGAATTTTCACTAAATCCACTACAATTAGGTTTTGTAGTTGGAGCTCCAAGTATTGGTGTTTTATTAGCATTGTTTTTTGCAGGTAGTGCTTGTAATTACTTAGGTAGAAAAAAAACATTGCAAATAATAGCTGCACTATACTTGGTTTCAGCAGTGTCATCGGCATTAGCACCAAGCTATTGGGCACTAGTTGCAGCCCGATTTTTAGGCGGGTTAGCTTTTAGTTCTATATCTGTAGCTTCTATGTATATTGGTGAAATTGCACCACCTAAATGGAGAGGGAAGTTGGTTTCTATGACACAAATAAATATTGTCTTAGGGTTATCTGCAGCTTACTTTATCAACTATTTAATTATTCAATTTACTAATTCAGATGCAGCTTGGGTAGATGATTTAGGTTTAAGAGAAAACACCTGGAGATGGATGTTAGGATCTGAAATTTTGCCAGCTCTTATATGGCTTACTTTACTTTACTTTATACCTAGAAGTCCTTCATGGTTAATGTTTAATGGAAAGTCTGAGGAAGCTAAAAATACACTTAGAAAAATTATTCCTGAAGATGAGGTGATTCTTAACATACAAGAAATGCAAAAGAGTATGGATATTGGTGAACAAGATCATTCAATAGTTTCACAATTAAAGCAGATATTTAGTAAACCAATGCGTGTTACTTTTATTATAGCAACTACAATTGCTATAGCACAACAATCTACGGGTATAAATGCAATTCTCTTTTATGCACCAACTGTTTTTGAACAAATAGGAGGAGGGTCAGATGCTGCTTTTATGCAATCTATTTGGATAGGTTTAACAAGCGTTGTTTTTACAATTTTAGGTTTGTTGTTAGTAGATAAATTAGGCCGAAGACCGTTAATTATTTGGGGTATGGTTTGGATAATTTTAAGTTTAGGACTATGTTTTTATGGATTTAATTCAGCACGCTATACAATTAATAATAATGCTATTGTTGAATTAAATGAAATTAATAACCCAGAAAGACTTAATGCAATTGTAGGTGTAGAATACGATAGTGATATTTCATTTAAAAAAGCTTTAGAAGAAACATTAGGTGAAGTAGATGCTCGTAATCACGAAAGTGTTTTAATACAAAAAGCAGCTAAAATTAATGCTATTTTAATATTAATAGGTATCCTAAGTTTTATTGCAGCATTTCATTTTTCAGTAGGGCCTGTTATGTGGGTGTTGTTTTCAGAAATATTTCCTATATCAATACGTGGTATAGCTATTCCATTTTTTACTTTATTAACAAGTATTGTAAGTTCAATGGTACAAGTCTTTTTTCCAAAACAACTAGCAACATTTGGGATAAGTAATACATTACTTTTTTATGCAATAACCGTTGCTGTAGGTTTGGTAATTTTATATAAATATTTAATAGAAACAAAAGGATTAACAATTGAAGAAATTCAGCTAAAACTACAAAATAAATAA